A DNA window from Pongo abelii isolate AG06213 chromosome 2, NHGRI_mPonAbe1-v2.0_pri, whole genome shotgun sequence contains the following coding sequences:
- the BHLHE40 gene encoding class E basic helix-loop-helix protein 40 (The RefSeq protein has 1 substitution compared to this genomic sequence) — protein MERIPSAQPPPACLPKAPGLEHGDLPGMYPAHMYQVYKSRRGIKRSEDSKETYKLPHRLIEKKRRDRINECIAQLKDLLPEHLKLTTLGHLEKAVVLELTLKHVKALTNLIDQQQQKIIALQSGLQAGELSGRNVETGQEMFCSGFQTCAREVLQYLAKHENTRDLKSSQLVTHLHRVVSELLQGGTSRKSSDPAPKVMDFKEKPSSPAKGSEGPGKNCVPVIQRTFAHSSGEQSGSDTDTDSGYGGESEKGDLRSEQLCFKSDHGRRFTMGERIGAIKQESEEPPTKKNRMQLSDDEGHFTSSDLISSPFLGPHPHQPPFCLPFYLIPPSATAYLPMLEKCWYPTSVPVLYPGLNASAAALSSFMNPDKISAPLLMPQRLPSPLPAHPSVDSSVLLQALKPIPPLNLETKD, from the exons ATGGAGCGGATCCCCAGCGCGCAACCACCCCCCGCCTGCCTGCCCAAAGCACCGGGACTGGAGCACGGAGACCTACCAGG GATGTACCCTGCCCACATGTACCAAGTGTACAAGTCAAGACGGGGAATAAAGCGGAGCGAGGACAGCAAG GAGACCTACAAATTGCCGCACCGGCTCATCGAGAAAAAGAGACGTGACCGGATTAACGAGTGCATCGCCCAGCTGAAGGATCTCCTACCCGAACATCTCAAACTTACA ACTTTGGGTCACCTGGAAAAAGCAGTGGTTCTTGAACTTACCTTGAAGCATGTGAAAGCACTAACAAACCTAATTGATCAGCAGCAGCAGAAAATCATTGCCCTGCAGAGTGGTTTACAAGCTG GTGAGCTGTCAGGGAGAAATGTCGAAACAGGTCAAGAGATGTTCTGCTCAGGTTTCCAGACATGTGCCCGGGAGGTGCTTCAGTATCTGGCCAAGCACGAGAACACTCGGGACCTGAAGTCTTCGCAGCTTGTCACCCACCTCCACCGGGTGGTCTCGGAGCTGCTGCAGGGTGGTACCTCCAGGAAGTCATCAGACCCAGCTCCCAAAGTGATGGACTTCAAGGAAAAACCCAGCTCTCCGGCCAAAGGCTCGGAAGGTCCTGGGAAAAACTGCGTGCCAGTCATCCAGCGGACTTTCGCTCACTCGAGTGGGGAGCAGAGTGGCAGCGACACGGACACAGACAGTGGCTATGGAGGAGAATCGGAGAAGGGCGACTTGCGCAGTGAGCAGCCATGCTTCAAAAGTGACCATGGACGCAGGTTCACCATGGGAGAAAGGATCGGTGCAATTAAGCAAGAATCCGAAGAACCCCCCACGAAAAAGAACCGGATGCAGCTTTCAGATGATGAAGGCCATTTCACTAGCAGTGACCTGATCAGCTCCCCGTTCCTGGGCCCACACCCACACCAGCCTCCTTTCTGCCTGCCCTTCTACCTGATCCCACCTTCAGCGACTGCCTACCTGCCCATGTTGGAGAAGTGTTGGTATCCCACCTCAGTGCCAGTGCTATACCCAGGCCTCAACGCCTCTGCCGCAGCCCTCTCTAGCTTCATGAACCCAGACAAGATCTCGGCTCCCTTGCTCATGCCCCAGAGACTCCCTTCTCCCTTGCCAGCTCATCCATCCGTCGACTCTTCTGTCTTGCTCCAAGCTCTGAAGCCGATCCCTCCTTTAAACTTAGAAACCAAAGACTAA